In the genome of Pseudanabaena mucicola str. Chao 1806, the window ATATCCCCAAAGGCGTTAAATGTCCAATGGATCTATCCACCTATTTCCGCATTAATAATGGTGAATCGGGACAGTTTGAGCGTACCCTAATCGTTGCAGAAGAAGGCAGCTATGTGAGCTATCTCGAAGGTTGCACCGCGCCAATGTTTGATACAAATCAACTGCATGCTGCCGTAGTAGAAATCGTAGCCCTTGATGATGCAGAGGTAAAATACTCCACTGTCCAAAACTGGTACGCTGGCGATAAGAATGGCAAAGGCGGCATTTATAATTTCGTAACTAAGCGTGGTTTGTGCAAGGGCAAGAACTCTAAAATCTCTTGGACTCAAGTAGAAACTGGCTCAGCAATCACTTGGAAATATCCTAGCTGTGTCTTAGTCGGTGAAAATTCCGTTGGTGAGTTTTACTCGGTAGCACTTACTAACAATAAGCAACAGGCAGATACAGGCTCCAAAATGGTGCATATCGGCAAAAATACCCGCAGTAAAATCGTTTCTAAGGGCATTTCCGCAGGAGGTTCCCAAAATAGCTATCGCGGCTTAGTAAAGATTTCTCCAAAGGCGGAAGGTGCGAGAAACTATTCTCAATGCGACTCAATGCTAATTGGTGACTGCTCACAGGCGAATACCTTCCCCTACATCCAAGTCCAAAATAATACTGCCAGAGTTGAGCATGAAGCCTCCACTTCTAAGATTGGCGAAGAGCAACTCTTCTATTTCCAACAACGCGGCATTGCTGTAGAAGATGCCGTCTCGATGATTATTAGCGGCTTCTGTAAGGAAGTGTTTAATGCTTTACCGATGGAGTTTGCGGTGGAGGCAGATAAGCTTTTGGCTTTGAAGTTAGAGAATAGCGTGGGATAGTTAGTAGCTTTTAGCGATTAGTCTTTAGCTCTGATAAATATAGGACTTACGCAATAAGACTTTAAGCCCTCATCTTATCTTAAAGGCAATCATGAATTGCCTCTAAGATAAGCAATTTTCGTAAGTCCTAAAATATTTAGTCATACAAAAAATTGTAATGCTGCAAAGTAACTTTTTTAGTAACTGTGTTGCGGGTGCTTCGCGCCCGCAACACAGTTACATTGCATGACTACCCAATAAATTAAAGCTAAGGGACTTGACAAGAAAAAAGATCCCACCGAGTTTGTATGGCTTCGACTTCGCTCAGCCAACGTTGGCTGAGCGAAGTCGAAGCAGTAGGTACTTTAATTAGTCGCAAGTCTCTAACCGCGAAAAGCTAATAAAAGACAATATGGAAGAAATCATAGAACTATGATCGCTAATTCAGAGAGGAGATACCCAGTCTACTTTAATGCCCATTAATGAGTTAGAAGAAATGAGCAAATTAGAACACATGGTTAGGACTTACGCATTGGGTAGATGTGGTGCGGGCGAAGCCCGCACCACATCTACCTCAATCCTAAGAAATTCGTTCGTTTTGCGTAAGTCCTAATGGTCATCTGGTGAAAATCAACTTTGAGCCTGCGAGGATGAGAACTAATGACAAAAGCATCGAGACGGTGCGAACTGGAAAACAGTGGCTACCTAATTGCGAACCGAACATGCCACCCACAATCGCAGGTAACGCCAACACCCACGCAAACGAAGGGATGGACTGACCACTACTAAAATAACCGACTAGCCCAGCAACCGAATTCACAAGGATGAACAATGCTGAAACTGCCGCAGCCGATCGCGTGTGTGCCCACCGACGGAATAGCAAGAGCGGCGTGAGAAAAATCCCACCACCAGTGCCTGTAAGCCCTGATAATAACCCGATGCCCGTTCCCACTCCAAACGATATCAGCTTGGACGGCGGTGAAACCTCAAGCGGGTCGCTGCTGCGAAAGAACAGGCGGACAGCCGAGAAAAGCAGAACAAACCCGATCATCGGCTTGAAGATGGATGGAGGCAGGTGCATAAAGCCGCCGACAAACGCCGCAGGCACAGAGAGCAACGCGAACGGCCAAAACAGATTCCAAGAGAAATATCCCGCCCGCCAAAACTGAAACGTGCCAATAGATGCGACCAAGATGTTAAGGACGAGTGCAGTCGGCTTGATGAGTTCGGAGGCGAATCCGCACAGTGCCATCACGGCGATGTATCCCGACGCACCACCATGACCAACGGACGAGTAAAGGAATGCGACCAATGCGATGGCGAACGAGATGAGAGAAAGCTGGGTGTAATCCATTTGAGAGCGAGTATGACCTAACGAAACAGTTTATCAGTTCATACAGTGAGTCC includes:
- the sufB gene encoding Fe-S cluster assembly protein SufB; its protein translation is MTATVQALVNQPYKYGFVTSIESDTIPRGLSEDVVRMISAKKNEPEFMLEFRLKAYRQWLKMQEPTWAHVDYPAIDYQDIVYYSAPKQSKKKASLDEVDPELLDTFEKLGISLSEQKRLANVAVDAIFDSVSVATTFKKDLAKVGVIFCSISEAMHEYPELIKRYLASVVPITDNYFSALNSAVFSDGSFVYIPKGVKCPMDLSTYFRINNGESGQFERTLIVAEEGSYVSYLEGCTAPMFDTNQLHAAVVEIVALDDAEVKYSTVQNWYAGDKNGKGGIYNFVTKRGLCKGKNSKISWTQVETGSAITWKYPSCVLVGENSVGEFYSVALTNNKQQADTGSKMVHIGKNTRSKIVSKGISAGGSQNSYRGLVKISPKAEGARNYSQCDSMLIGDCSQANTFPYIQVQNNTARVEHEASTSKIGEEQLFYFQQRGIAVEDAVSMIISGFCKEVFNALPMEFAVEADKLLALKLENSVG
- a CDS encoding sulfite exporter TauE/SafE family protein, with the protein product MDYTQLSLISFAIALVAFLYSSVGHGGASGYIAVMALCGFASELIKPTALVLNILVASIGTFQFWRAGYFSWNLFWPFALLSVPAAFVGGFMHLPPSIFKPMIGFVLLFSAVRLFFRSSDPLEVSPPSKLISFGVGTGIGLLSGLTGTGGGIFLTPLLLFRRWAHTRSAAAVSALFILVNSVAGLVGYFSSGQSIPSFAWVLALPAIVGGMFGSQLGSHCFPVRTVSMLLSLVLILAGSKLIFTR